The Pseudofrankia inefficax genome window below encodes:
- a CDS encoding Zn-ribbon domain-containing OB-fold protein, translating to MPRVIRPVPDRDDAFFWDAVQAGRLVAHACASCGRLAHPPVPMCPVCGSVDWVERELSGRGTIHSWIVSKHPSRADDPGRIVVLVDLEEGIRFVSNLQEIDATEVTGELPVEVFFTEVDGCTLPQFRPAGRGPRVGT from the coding sequence ATGCCCCGCGTCATCCGTCCGGTCCCCGACCGCGACGACGCGTTCTTCTGGGACGCCGTCCAGGCCGGGAGGCTGGTCGCGCACGCCTGCGCGAGCTGCGGGCGCCTGGCCCATCCGCCGGTACCGATGTGCCCGGTCTGCGGATCGGTCGACTGGGTGGAACGCGAGCTGTCCGGCCGCGGCACGATCCACAGCTGGATCGTCTCGAAGCACCCGTCGCGGGCAGACGACCCGGGGCGGATCGTCGTTCTCGTCGACCTGGAGGAGGGCATCCGGTTCGTGTCGAACCTTCAGGAGATCGACGCGACCGAGGTGACGGGCGAGCTGCCGGTCGAGGTGTTCTTCACCGAGGTCGACGGCTGCACGCTGCCCCAGTTCCGGCCCGCGGGCCGGGGCCCGCGGGTGGGTACGTGA
- a CDS encoding amidohydrolase family protein, with amino-acid sequence MAGTERLISVDSHYQCTVDALKERAPAKFHDAIDYANRLVDVSKRAALQRRGTPPLGLGSYLHEAALNPGYSDPRARLKAMDDDGVDVEILFSDLSSFRIFYKMLDGWKETARAFADFSSEFAAADPNRLLVAYQIPLQDIDHGIAELERLVSDHGARTIHLPTSPGECGLPEYFDPRYDPLWARLQEMRMPVCVHLGVSDATWDIAARDPTPQMGVFTSQQPLRLAEQLGMLLLSGLFERFPDLQFVLVEPGLGWVPWYLNTLDGMSSHGYEFPALKDKPSAYFHRNISLTFMDERRGVEMRHEIGVDRIMWSTDFPHPACTWPNSRKVVADLMAGVPDDEAEKMVYGNARRIFNI; translated from the coding sequence GTGGCCGGGACCGAACGGCTCATCTCGGTGGACTCGCACTACCAGTGCACCGTCGACGCGCTCAAGGAGCGGGCGCCGGCGAAGTTCCACGACGCCATCGACTACGCCAACCGCCTGGTCGACGTGTCCAAGCGCGCGGCCCTGCAGCGGCGCGGCACCCCGCCGCTGGGCCTCGGCTCGTACCTGCACGAGGCAGCCCTCAACCCCGGCTACTCCGACCCGCGGGCCCGGCTGAAGGCGATGGACGACGACGGCGTCGACGTCGAGATCCTCTTCTCGGACCTGTCGTCGTTCCGGATCTTCTACAAGATGCTGGACGGCTGGAAGGAGACGGCGCGGGCCTTCGCCGACTTCAGCTCGGAGTTCGCCGCCGCGGACCCGAACCGGCTGCTCGTCGCCTACCAGATCCCGCTGCAGGACATCGACCACGGCATCGCGGAGCTGGAGCGGCTGGTCAGCGACCATGGCGCCCGCACGATCCACCTGCCGACCAGCCCGGGCGAGTGCGGCCTGCCGGAGTACTTCGACCCGCGCTACGACCCGCTGTGGGCCCGGCTGCAGGAGATGCGGATGCCGGTCTGCGTGCACCTGGGCGTCTCGGACGCCACCTGGGACATCGCGGCCCGCGACCCAACCCCGCAGATGGGTGTCTTCACCTCGCAGCAGCCGCTGCGCCTGGCCGAGCAGCTCGGCATGCTGCTGCTGTCCGGCCTGTTCGAGCGGTTCCCCGACCTGCAGTTCGTGCTCGTCGAGCCGGGCCTGGGCTGGGTGCCGTGGTACCTGAACACCCTCGACGGCATGTCGTCGCACGGGTACGAGTTCCCGGCGCTGAAGGACAAGCCGAGCGCCTACTTCCACCGCAACATCTCGCTGACGTTCATGGACGAGCGGCGCGGTGTCGAGATGCGTCACGAGATCGGCGTCGACCGGATCATGTGGTCGACCGACTTCCCGCACCCGGCGTGCACCTGGCCGAACTCCCGCAAGGTCGTCGCGGACCTGATGGCGGGCGTGCCGGACGACGAGGCCGAGAAGATGGTCTACGGCAACGCGAGGCGGATCTTCAACATCTGA
- a CDS encoding TIGR03619 family F420-dependent LLM class oxidoreductase, whose product MATSRPRLALGLPVGESLYKADEQHRILELARAADDAGIDTLVQSDHVIMGERHDRYPWGRFPFPNGSPWLEPLTLLSVIAGATARVRLSTGILIAGLRRPTLLAKQAATLDALSGGRLELGVGTGWQPEEYETLDLDFDNRAQLLDDTITACRALWAPGPATVDLPTVRFEKIWCDPKPAQPNGPAILFSGPLTKRNLRRITELGDGWIPIMGETAENVATGAAAIRAAWAAAGRGDATPRVRHTLPLVRGDDGALDLDRTLAGAPALAETGATEVSVAISAFLSDSAEAVAWVTDLGQRWEKLWS is encoded by the coding sequence ATGGCGACGTCACGTCCTCGGCTCGCGCTCGGCTTGCCCGTCGGCGAGTCGCTGTACAAGGCCGATGAACAGCACAGGATCCTCGAGCTGGCCCGCGCCGCCGACGACGCCGGCATCGACACCCTCGTCCAGAGCGACCACGTGATCATGGGCGAACGGCACGACCGCTACCCCTGGGGCCGCTTCCCCTTCCCGAACGGCTCACCCTGGCTCGAACCACTCACACTGCTGTCCGTCATCGCCGGAGCGACCGCACGGGTCCGGCTGTCCACCGGCATCCTCATCGCGGGACTGCGCCGCCCCACCCTGCTGGCCAAGCAGGCCGCGACCCTCGACGCGCTCTCCGGCGGCCGGCTCGAGCTCGGGGTCGGCACCGGCTGGCAGCCCGAGGAGTACGAGACGCTCGACCTCGACTTCGACAACCGCGCACAGCTCCTGGACGACACGATCACCGCCTGCCGCGCGCTGTGGGCACCCGGCCCGGCCACCGTCGACCTGCCGACGGTCCGCTTCGAGAAGATCTGGTGCGACCCCAAGCCGGCCCAGCCCAACGGCCCGGCCATCCTGTTCAGCGGCCCGCTGACGAAGCGCAACCTGCGTCGGATCACCGAACTCGGCGACGGCTGGATCCCGATCATGGGCGAGACCGCCGAAAACGTCGCCACCGGCGCCGCGGCGATCCGCGCGGCCTGGGCCGCCGCCGGCCGTGGCGACGCCACCCCGCGCGTGCGCCACACCCTCCCACTGGTCCGCGGCGACGACGGAGCCCTCGACCTCGACCGGACCCTCGCCGGCGCGCCCGCCCTCGCCGAGACCGGGGCGACCGAGGTCTCCGTGGCGATCTCGGCCTTCCTCTCCGACAGCGCCGAGGCCGTCGCGTGGGTCACCGACCTGGGCCAGCGCTGGGAGAAGCTGTGGAGCTGA
- a CDS encoding CaiB/BaiF CoA transferase family protein: MADSTRSGPFVGLSVLDLSWGAAGPMTAMLLADSGADVLRVESPHGDPVRDDVAYRVWNRGKRSAVLDLRDPAQHEAFLALADRADVLVESFEPGVTRRLGIDPATLRARNPRLVYCSITGYGPDGPDAHRPGLDSLVAARTGLQWEARGVVGTPLNKIRGAAPPNEDVEIPDLPANRFDQEGPVFLRSTWPSLGAAYNAIAGVSAALRARELTGRGDLVETSLVQGAMAANAPNWQWIENLAAPGVWMWVTDRRSPEGLFECSDGRWVHFWTIRPTLVLDAAEGDELVLDGPRDDMRTGVRIGMDADEVPILYMYYGLLQAAFKKFPAERWVAFGAARNIGIALVRSPEEAFSDEALLRQGCVVELADPEVGPIRHAGVLLEFSATPGAVQGPAAPRGQHTADVLAAAPADSADVVAANSADVVPAGDGAKAPPALRRGPLDGVRVLDLGLGVAGPWGGKVLADLGAEVIKVHALHDGYWTRTHMGLATNWGKRSIALNLKDPAGRAVLEKLIASADVLAHNMRPGAAERLGIGFAELGARYPKLIYCHTRGFEDGPRSRQPGTDQTANALAGTEYEDGACRLGGAPLWSRVNMGDTGNGYLWATAVIQALYHRERTGLGQKVSTAIINATLLATSYAYSRADGATVDRPRIDARQQGLSASHGLYRLAGGDWLSIAVLAEASWPDLCDALGAPELVDDPRFASPADRAAHDADLRAALQPLFARRTAQEILPDFEKRDLPCELSVDTFGAALFTDPALRRLGDVVTAQVDGVGKLEQTGVLVRLTENPGVVAGPPCLAGEHSRDILAELGYATGEIDALVAARSVLAG; this comes from the coding sequence GTGGCCGACTCGACGCGTTCGGGGCCGTTCGTGGGCCTCAGCGTTCTCGACCTGTCCTGGGGGGCAGCCGGTCCGATGACGGCGATGCTGCTCGCCGACTCGGGTGCCGACGTGCTGCGGGTCGAGTCGCCGCACGGCGACCCGGTCCGCGACGACGTCGCCTACCGGGTGTGGAACCGCGGCAAGCGCAGCGCGGTCCTCGACCTGCGCGACCCGGCGCAGCACGAGGCCTTCCTGGCGCTCGCCGACCGCGCCGACGTGCTGGTCGAGTCGTTCGAGCCCGGCGTCACCCGCCGCCTGGGCATCGACCCGGCGACGCTGCGGGCGCGCAACCCGAGGCTGGTCTACTGCTCCATCACCGGCTACGGCCCGGACGGCCCGGATGCGCACCGACCCGGGCTCGACTCGCTGGTCGCCGCCCGGACGGGGCTGCAGTGGGAGGCGCGCGGGGTCGTCGGCACACCGCTGAACAAGATTCGCGGCGCCGCACCGCCGAACGAGGACGTCGAGATCCCCGACCTGCCGGCGAACCGGTTCGACCAGGAGGGTCCCGTCTTCCTGCGGTCGACCTGGCCGAGCCTGGGTGCGGCGTACAACGCGATCGCCGGCGTGAGCGCGGCGCTGCGGGCCCGGGAGCTGACCGGCCGGGGCGATCTCGTCGAGACGTCGCTGGTGCAGGGGGCGATGGCGGCGAACGCCCCGAACTGGCAGTGGATCGAGAACCTGGCCGCGCCGGGCGTCTGGATGTGGGTCACCGACCGGCGTTCACCCGAGGGGCTGTTCGAATGCTCTGACGGCCGCTGGGTGCACTTCTGGACGATCAGGCCGACCCTCGTGCTCGACGCGGCCGAGGGCGACGAACTCGTGCTTGACGGCCCGAGGGACGACATGAGGACCGGCGTCCGGATCGGCATGGACGCGGACGAGGTGCCGATCCTTTACATGTACTACGGCCTGCTCCAGGCGGCCTTCAAGAAGTTCCCGGCCGAGCGGTGGGTCGCGTTCGGAGCGGCCCGCAACATCGGCATCGCGCTCGTGCGCTCGCCCGAGGAGGCGTTCTCCGACGAGGCACTGCTGCGGCAGGGCTGTGTCGTCGAGCTGGCGGACCCGGAGGTCGGCCCGATCCGGCATGCCGGCGTCCTGCTGGAGTTCTCCGCGACGCCGGGCGCTGTCCAGGGCCCGGCGGCCCCACGCGGCCAGCACACGGCCGACGTCCTCGCCGCCGCACCGGCCGACTCTGCCGATGTTGTCGCGGCAAACTCTGCCGACGTGGTCCCGGCCGGTGATGGCGCGAAGGCCCCGCCGGCGCTGCGGCGCGGGCCGCTCGACGGGGTGCGGGTTCTCGACCTGGGCCTCGGCGTCGCCGGCCCGTGGGGCGGCAAGGTCCTCGCCGACCTCGGCGCCGAGGTCATCAAGGTACACGCGCTGCACGACGGCTACTGGACCCGCACCCACATGGGCCTGGCGACCAACTGGGGCAAGCGCTCGATCGCGCTCAACCTGAAGGACCCGGCCGGCCGCGCGGTGCTGGAGAAGCTGATCGCGTCCGCCGACGTCCTCGCCCACAACATGCGCCCCGGCGCGGCCGAGCGGCTCGGCATCGGCTTCGCCGAGCTCGGCGCCCGGTACCCGAAGCTGATCTACTGCCACACCCGTGGCTTCGAGGACGGCCCGCGTTCCCGCCAGCCCGGCACCGACCAGACCGCCAACGCCCTGGCCGGCACCGAGTACGAGGACGGCGCCTGCCGGCTGGGCGGCGCGCCGCTGTGGAGCCGGGTCAACATGGGCGACACCGGCAACGGTTACCTGTGGGCGACCGCCGTCATCCAGGCCCTCTACCACCGGGAGCGCACCGGCCTCGGCCAGAAGGTCTCGACGGCGATCATCAATGCCACCCTGCTCGCGACCTCCTACGCCTACAGCCGCGCCGACGGCGCGACCGTCGACCGGCCCCGGATCGACGCGCGGCAGCAGGGCCTGTCCGCGTCGCACGGCCTCTACCGGCTGGCCGGTGGCGACTGGCTGTCGATCGCGGTGCTCGCCGAGGCGTCCTGGCCGGACCTGTGCGACGCGCTGGGCGCCCCGGAGCTGGTGGACGACCCACGGTTCGCCAGTCCGGCGGACCGGGCCGCCCACGACGCCGACCTGCGGGCCGCGCTCCAGCCGTTGTTCGCCCGCCGGACGGCGCAGGAGATCCTCCCGGACTTCGAGAAGCGGGACCTGCCCTGCGAGCTGTCGGTCGACACGTTCGGCGCGGCCTTGTTCACCGACCCGGCGCTGCGCCGGCTCGGCGACGTCGTCACGGCGCAGGTCGACGGCGTCGGGAAGCTCGAGCAGACCGGCGTGCTGGTCCGGCTCACCGAGAACCCGGGCGTTGTCGCCGGGCCGCCCTGCCTGGCCGGCGAGCACAGCCGGGACATCCTCGCCGAGCTCGGCTACGCGACGGGCGAGATCGACGCGCTCGTCGCGGCCAGGTCCGTCCTGGCCGGCTGA
- a CDS encoding nuclear transport factor 2 family protein has product MELTRGILAAGRSAGGPADRLALRDLAESYAAAVDARDEELFVSLFTEDGVLQVSYAHLAEPMPPVVGAAALVAIPRALGAKFPETFHFVGNHRCQIDGDRAAGEAYCEAHHLHADEAGVPTDLRMVIRYGDAYARGADGLWRFARRTVNVLWQEIAPVSASLLHRP; this is encoded by the coding sequence GTGGAGCTGACCCGAGGCATCCTGGCCGCCGGTCGGTCGGCAGGCGGCCCCGCCGACCGGCTCGCGCTGCGCGACCTCGCCGAGAGCTACGCCGCCGCGGTCGACGCCCGCGACGAGGAGCTGTTCGTCTCCCTGTTCACCGAGGACGGCGTGCTCCAGGTCAGCTACGCCCACCTGGCCGAGCCGATGCCACCCGTGGTGGGTGCCGCGGCGCTGGTCGCGATCCCGCGCGCGCTCGGCGCGAAGTTCCCCGAGACGTTCCACTTCGTGGGCAACCACCGCTGCCAGATCGACGGCGACCGGGCCGCCGGCGAGGCCTACTGCGAGGCCCACCACCTGCACGCGGACGAGGCCGGCGTGCCGACCGACCTGCGGATGGTGATCCGCTACGGGGATGCCTACGCCCGCGGCGCCGACGGTCTCTGGCGGTTCGCCCGCCGGACGGTCAACGTCCTGTGGCAGGAGATCGCACCGGTCTCCGCCAGCCTGCTGCACCGTCCCTGA
- a CDS encoding thiolase C-terminal domain-containing protein translates to MAAGSRPTRAAIAGIGQTEFSKDSGRSELRLAAEAVRAAIADAGLSPKDIDGTVTFTQDTNDELALARTVGLDEIRWASRTPFGGGGASATVQHAAAAVQSGLANAVVIYRAFNERSGHRFGQPAQQARSAGFNFYLPYGLDAPTKMYSLWFQRYMHVYGLTNADFGLYSVVARRNAATNPNAWFYGRPITIEDHQRSRWIVEPILRLLDCCQESDGGVALVVTTEERARGLRQPLVTVEAAAQGNVRDGDVLFNYYHPNMAAFPEAEASGRLLYESTGLTPGDLDVAMLYENFSPVVFYMLEAYGFCAPGEARDFIADGHIDLDGTIPVNTHGGLLGEAYIHGVNNILEAVRQLRGSAVNQVKKDVHRALVAAGRSAVILGDGT, encoded by the coding sequence ATGGCGGCCGGCTCGCGGCCGACGCGGGCGGCCATCGCCGGGATCGGGCAGACCGAGTTCTCCAAGGACTCCGGCCGCAGTGAGCTGCGGCTGGCCGCCGAGGCGGTCCGCGCGGCCATCGCCGACGCCGGCCTGTCTCCCAAGGACATCGACGGCACGGTCACCTTCACCCAGGACACCAACGACGAGCTGGCACTGGCGAGGACCGTGGGGCTCGACGAGATCCGGTGGGCGTCCCGGACGCCGTTCGGCGGCGGCGGCGCGTCCGCGACCGTCCAGCACGCGGCGGCGGCCGTCCAGTCCGGCCTGGCGAACGCGGTGGTGATCTACCGGGCGTTCAACGAGCGCTCCGGACACCGGTTCGGCCAGCCGGCGCAGCAGGCCCGGTCCGCGGGGTTCAACTTCTACCTGCCGTATGGCCTGGACGCGCCGACGAAGATGTACTCGCTCTGGTTCCAGCGGTACATGCACGTCTACGGGCTGACGAACGCCGACTTCGGGCTCTACTCGGTCGTCGCCCGGCGCAACGCCGCGACGAACCCGAATGCCTGGTTCTACGGCAGGCCGATCACGATCGAGGATCATCAGCGTTCACGCTGGATCGTGGAGCCGATCCTGCGGCTGCTCGACTGCTGCCAGGAGAGCGACGGCGGGGTGGCGCTCGTCGTCACCACCGAGGAACGCGCGCGTGGCCTCCGCCAGCCGCTGGTCACCGTCGAGGCGGCCGCGCAGGGCAACGTCCGCGACGGCGACGTGCTGTTCAACTACTACCACCCGAACATGGCAGCCTTTCCCGAGGCGGAGGCGAGCGGCCGGCTGCTCTACGAGTCGACCGGCCTGACCCCGGGCGACCTCGACGTCGCGATGCTGTACGAGAACTTCAGCCCGGTCGTGTTCTACATGCTGGAGGCGTACGGCTTCTGCGCGCCGGGCGAGGCCAGGGACTTCATCGCCGACGGGCACATCGACCTCGACGGCACGATCCCGGTGAACACGCACGGCGGGCTGCTGGGAGAGGCCTACATCCACGGGGTGAACAACATCCTGGAGGCGGTCCGCCAGCTGCGCGGCAGCGCGGTCAACCAGGTGAAGAAGGACGTCCACCGGGCCCTGGTCGCGGCCGGCCGCAGCGCCGTCATCCTCGGCGACGGCACCTGA
- a CDS encoding enoyl-CoA hydratase/isomerase family protein: MSGYEFLLVDAPAEGVRRITLNRPEKRNAISTPLRTELLDALRSHDNDPDVRVSVIRGAGTCFSAGYDLSSPLMADPPFYSAPGDGQWARQAGDTWFSLWDLAKPVIAQIHGYAIAGATELASACDLVYIAEDALVSYPVVRVASPPDWQYHTVLLGLRHAMELMLTGDAIDGVEAARIGFANRAYPADRLEAEVLAVAVRIAGVPSELTQINKRSVHRAFDIWGARAAIRAGTELQALAAHTEAAARFRANALAAVKAASAKPATGGQEV; encoded by the coding sequence GTGAGCGGGTATGAGTTTCTGCTGGTGGACGCTCCGGCCGAGGGGGTTCGGCGGATCACGCTCAACCGGCCGGAGAAGCGCAACGCGATCTCGACGCCGTTGCGCACCGAGCTGCTCGACGCGCTGCGGTCCCACGACAACGACCCGGACGTCCGGGTGAGCGTCATCCGCGGCGCCGGCACCTGCTTCTCGGCTGGTTACGACCTCAGCTCGCCGCTGATGGCCGACCCGCCGTTCTACTCGGCGCCCGGTGACGGCCAGTGGGCCCGGCAGGCCGGCGACACCTGGTTCAGCCTCTGGGACCTGGCCAAGCCGGTGATCGCGCAGATTCACGGCTACGCCATCGCCGGGGCGACCGAGCTGGCGTCCGCCTGCGATCTCGTCTACATCGCCGAGGACGCGCTGGTCAGCTACCCCGTCGTCCGGGTGGCCAGCCCGCCGGACTGGCAGTACCACACGGTTCTGCTCGGCCTGCGGCACGCGATGGAGCTGATGCTGACCGGCGACGCCATCGACGGCGTCGAAGCAGCTCGCATCGGCTTCGCCAACCGCGCCTACCCGGCGGACCGGCTGGAGGCCGAGGTGCTGGCGGTCGCGGTCCGCATCGCCGGGGTGCCCAGCGAGCTGACCCAGATCAACAAGCGTTCGGTCCATCGCGCCTTCGACATCTGGGGCGCCCGCGCCGCCATCCGCGCCGGGACCGAGCTGCAGGCTCTCGCCGCGCACACCGAGGCGGCCGCCCGGTTCCGCGCGAACGCCCTGGCCGCGGTCAAGGCCGCCTCGGCGAAGCCGGCCACCGGCGGTCAGGAGGTCTGA
- a CDS encoding LLM class F420-dependent oxidoreductase, whose product MTKLGLRLRLYRAATLTVPVDQVRHAESLGYHSVWTAEAYGSDALTPLAYLAAHTERIRLGTAVVQLAARPPATLAMQAMTIDAMAGGNRLILGIGLSGPQIVEGWYGQPWGRPNARLRDYLQIVRKVLARQEPLAHDGSEIRLPYTGPGALGQGKPLKSIMHPVAPVPLWLGAGGPRNVALTAELCDGWLPMGLGPEGVPPAIRDRVAAGGFDVFTGVSVSLTDDVRGALDAMRPLTAMYVGGMGSATHNYHHDAMARRGFPTQAARIVELWRAGHKAEAIAAVPDDYLEQTALLGSAARIRARWDAGYLPPGVTGVIVDAPQPEALELMADLAGTRAVAP is encoded by the coding sequence GTGACCAAGCTGGGATTACGCCTGCGCCTGTACCGGGCGGCGACGCTGACCGTGCCAGTCGACCAGGTCAGGCACGCCGAAAGCCTCGGCTACCACTCGGTCTGGACCGCCGAGGCGTACGGCAGTGACGCACTCACTCCGCTCGCCTACCTCGCCGCGCACACCGAGCGGATCAGGCTCGGCACCGCCGTCGTCCAGCTCGCCGCCCGGCCGCCCGCCACGCTGGCCATGCAGGCCATGACGATCGACGCGATGGCCGGTGGGAACCGGCTGATCCTCGGGATCGGCCTGTCCGGGCCGCAGATCGTCGAGGGCTGGTACGGCCAGCCCTGGGGCCGGCCGAACGCCCGGCTGCGCGACTACCTCCAGATCGTGCGCAAGGTGCTCGCGCGCCAGGAGCCGCTCGCGCACGACGGCTCCGAGATCCGGCTGCCCTACACCGGACCCGGCGCGCTCGGCCAGGGCAAACCACTGAAGTCGATCATGCATCCCGTGGCGCCCGTCCCGCTGTGGCTGGGTGCCGGCGGCCCGCGCAACGTCGCCCTGACCGCCGAGCTGTGCGACGGGTGGCTGCCGATGGGCCTCGGCCCCGAGGGCGTGCCGCCCGCGATCCGGGACCGGGTGGCGGCCGGTGGGTTCGACGTCTTCACCGGCGTGTCCGTCTCCCTCACCGACGACGTGCGGGGCGCGCTCGACGCGATGCGCCCGCTCACCGCGATGTACGTGGGTGGCATGGGCAGCGCGACGCACAACTACCACCATGACGCGATGGCCCGGCGCGGCTTCCCGACGCAGGCCGCGCGGATCGTCGAGCTGTGGCGTGCCGGCCACAAGGCCGAGGCGATCGCCGCCGTTCCCGACGACTACCTGGAGCAGACCGCGCTGCTCGGCTCCGCGGCCCGCATCCGCGCCCGCTGGGATGCCGGCTACCTGCCACCCGGCGTCACCGGCGTGATCGTCGACGCGCCCCAGCCGGAGGCGCTGGAACTGATGGCCGATCTGGCCGGCACCCGGGCGGTGGCCCCGTGA
- a CDS encoding alpha/beta fold hydrolase: MSLERKSFRVPAGDRAPRGAEQVAVTLVRDPSHSPDRPVIACCFAGGAMSSGYFDLDGLGPAAAHRAPYSMAAHLAAAGITVLLVDHLATGGSDTPADPWTLVPEVVADVDAAAVRRVLEQLAPRDPVVLGVGHSMGGMLVAIQQARHRLYDGLVLLGHAGAGMPQVLGRDELAAAGDPARVRASIADLAKARFGRALVPSGSGALELLVGPDLPAEAAASLRGCAADLITPCGLAAMIPGSHADALAAIDVPTMIGLAEHDIAGPPHEAPSHLTSCPDVTLYVQPGAYHNANVAPSRAALWDRVVGWAAQLRAPVTRLPVADL, encoded by the coding sequence TTGTCGCTCGAACGCAAGAGCTTCCGGGTCCCGGCCGGGGACCGTGCGCCCCGGGGAGCCGAGCAGGTCGCGGTCACCCTCGTGCGTGACCCGTCACACTCGCCGGACCGGCCGGTGATCGCGTGCTGTTTCGCCGGCGGCGCGATGTCGTCCGGATACTTCGACCTGGACGGGCTCGGCCCGGCCGCCGCGCACCGCGCCCCGTACAGCATGGCGGCGCACCTGGCCGCGGCCGGGATCACCGTCCTGCTCGTCGACCACCTCGCCACCGGCGGCAGCGACACCCCCGCCGACCCGTGGACGCTGGTCCCGGAGGTGGTGGCCGACGTCGACGCGGCGGCGGTTCGACGGGTGCTGGAGCAGCTCGCGCCGCGCGACCCGGTCGTCCTGGGGGTCGGCCATTCGATGGGCGGGATGCTGGTCGCGATCCAGCAGGCCCGCCACCGGCTCTATGACGGCCTGGTGCTGCTCGGCCACGCCGGTGCCGGGATGCCCCAGGTGCTGGGCCGGGACGAGCTCGCGGCCGCCGGCGACCCGGCGCGGGTGCGGGCATCGATCGCCGACCTGGCGAAGGCCCGTTTCGGCCGGGCGCTGGTGCCGAGCGGATCCGGCGCCCTGGAGCTGCTCGTCGGCCCGGACCTGCCGGCCGAGGCGGCAGCGTCGCTGCGCGGCTGCGCCGCGGACCTGATCACGCCGTGCGGGCTGGCGGCGATGATTCCCGGCAGCCACGCCGACGCCCTCGCGGCGATCGACGTGCCGACGATGATCGGCCTGGCCGAGCACGACATCGCCGGCCCACCGCACGAGGCCCCGAGCCATCTGACGTCCTGCCCCGACGTGACGCTGTACGTCCAGCCCGGCGCCTACCACAACGCCAACGTGGCCCCGAGCCGCGCGGCCCTGTGGGACCGGGTCGTCGGCTGGGCGGCCCAGCTGCGCGCGCCGGTCACCCGGTTACCGGTCGCGGACCTGTAG
- a CDS encoding MarR family winged helix-turn-helix transcriptional regulator, producing the protein MEREPAGGAPGVTEGASAAIAAIERELTLISRYTVMVTNRSAANQRLERSAYLLLSRIEAEGPMSIGQLSEAFGLDASTINRQTAAMLRAGLVGRIPDPDGGLARKLRITEAGLARLHADRDWAVNGVGRVLADWDPADVATLAHLLVQYNITIERRQGRLWPRPASAQPQTS; encoded by the coding sequence ATGGAGCGCGAGCCCGCCGGCGGAGCCCCCGGCGTCACCGAGGGCGCCAGCGCCGCCATCGCCGCCATCGAGCGCGAGCTGACGCTGATCAGCCGGTACACCGTCATGGTCACCAACCGGTCCGCGGCCAACCAGCGGCTCGAACGCAGCGCCTACCTGCTGTTGTCGCGGATCGAGGCCGAGGGGCCGATGTCCATCGGCCAGCTCTCCGAGGCGTTCGGGCTGGATGCCTCGACGATCAACCGGCAGACGGCCGCGATGCTGCGCGCAGGCCTGGTCGGCCGCATTCCCGACCCGGACGGCGGCCTGGCCCGCAAGCTGCGGATCACCGAAGCCGGCCTGGCCCGGCTGCACGCGGACCGCGACTGGGCGGTGAACGGCGTCGGCCGGGTGCTGGCGGACTGGGACCCCGCCGACGTCGCGACCCTCGCTCACCTGCTCGTCCAGTACAACATCACCATCGAGCGCAGGCAGGGCCGTCTCTGGCCGCGCCCGGCGTCCGCCCAGCCTCAGACCTCCTGA